A genomic region of Thermoanaerobaculia bacterium contains the following coding sequences:
- a CDS encoding FAD-dependent oxidoreductase, whose product MSAIETVVVGGGLSGLVCAHGLVRRGSDVVVLERAAEPGG is encoded by the coding sequence GTGAGCGCGATCGAGACCGTCGTCGTCGGCGGCGGGCTCTCGGGACTCGTCTGCGCGCATGGCCTCGTGCGGCGCGGATCGGACGTCGTCGTGCTCGAGCGTGCCGCCGAGCCGGGCGG